A region from the Misgurnus anguillicaudatus chromosome 7, ASM2758022v2, whole genome shotgun sequence genome encodes:
- the dnal1 gene encoding dynein axonemal light chain 1: MSEAFYAHALCIREGSSIATKKNNMAKATTIKEALVKWEEKAKEKASEATAVKLYSQIPPIEKMDASLSSLVNCERLSLSTNCIEKIANLNGLKNLKILSLGRNNIKNLNGLEAVGDTLEELWISYNLIEKLKGIHVMKKLKVLYISNNLVKEWAEFLKLADLPSLVDLVFVGNPLEEKYAADGNWIEEATKRLPKLKKLDGNPVIKREEEETEGES, translated from the exons GCTTTGCATCAGGGAGGGCagttccatagcaaccaaaaagAACAACATG GCAAAAGCAACAACTATTAAAGAGGCCTTGGTCAAATGG GAGGAGAAAGCAAAAGAAAAGGCAAGTGAGGCCACAGCAGTCAAGCTTTACAGTCAGATCCCTCCCATTGAGAAGATGGATGCATCTCTCTCCAGTCTTGTCAACTGCGA GAGATTATCCTTATCTACAAACTGCATCGAAAAAATTGCCAACTTGAATGGCTTGA AGAACCTTAAAATACTGTCCTTGGGGAGGAATAACATCAAAAACCTTAATGGACTT GAGGCCGTAGGTGATACACTGGAGGAGCTGTGGATCTCTTATAACCTCATCGAAAAGCTGAAGGGGATTCATGTCATGAAGAAACTTAAAGTCCTGTATATCTCCAACAACTTAGTCAAGGAGTGGG CTGAGTTCCTGAAGCTGGCAGACCTCCCATCATTGGTGGACCTCGTATTTGTGGGAAACCCATTAGAAGAAAAATATGCTGCTGATGGTAACTGGATAGAGGAAGCTACTAAAAGGCTTCCCAAGCTTAAAAAACTAGATG gtAACCCAGTCATCAAGCGCGAGGAAGAGGAAACTGAAGGGGAAAGTTAA